Genomic segment of Scardovia inopinata JCM 12537:
CAGCCCCTTCCTCCGAGCACCGCTCAGGCATAATCCGTATAATGGTAACCTTCATATGCAGACCACAGAAAGGCAAAAAATGGCTACTCATGAACTCACTTCCGCTACCCTCGACCAAACCATCAAGAACAACGACCTAGTCTTTATCGATTTCTGGGCAACCTGGTGCGGCCCCTGCAAGGCGTTTGGCCCTATATACGACAAAGCCAGTGAAGAAAATACCGATGCATATTTTGCCAAAGTTGATATTGACCAGAATCAGGATTTGGCTGCAGCGGCTGGGATCCAGGCGGTTCCCACATTGGCAATCATCAAGAACGGTCAGACTATCTACAAAGAAGCCGGCGCCCTACGCAAGTCTGATTTAGATGATCTCATTTCACAGGCAAGAAAGCTGGACATGGCCGAAGCCGCACAATAAACCTTTCTTTCATTGGGGGACAGTCCTGTCTGGGGATGTCCTGATCAGGATTATCCCCTACCATTCTTTCATGTGACATACCTGTCAGGTCCATCTACATCAACCAGTTAATCGGCCCTCTTTGATGTCTGACACAATCCCAGTCTTCATCTTTCATATACTATCTTTCATATACTAAATGTAGCGATGATTATAGGCAGAATCCTCATATATTCTCTCTATTCTCTTCTATACTTACCTTTTTCGTGGAAAATGTTTATGACGTTTGTTAAAGTACTGACTTAGTGTTACTCAACGGATAGCAATGAGCGAACGTATTAAGGAGTTTTATGGCTGGACGTCACATAGCACGCAACGAATCAATATTCTCGCGTATGTCACGCAAGCAATGGATGGTCGTCATTGCTATTATTGCTGCCATTGCCATGGTTACCACCTGCGGAGCCATTGTTTTTAAAATGGGGCAGAAGTCTGCTGCAGCCACAGCTCATATAACCGAGTATTCAGTGAATGATCTCAAAAATGGGTCCCAGGACGTCTCCCGCGATAATATCCGCGAAGCCCTGTCCCAGGGCCGTAATGGAGCAGGAAAGAACACAACCTACATTCGAGTAACCGTCAACGGTAAAAGTCGCCTTGTCGTGGGGAATCGGTTTACCACGGTAAAGTCTGTGCTTCAGGCAGGAAATATTACTCTCAATGCCAATGACACCGTATCCCCTTCGCTGAATTCCAAGGTGACTGAATCCACAGTCATTAAAATTTCAAGCCCAAATTCTGAGATTCAGACCATTGAAGAATCAATCCCCTTCAATGTAATTAAGAAGAATGACAGCTCCTTGCCCATTGGAACAACTAAAGTCCAGACAGAGGGGAAAACCGGCACTATGACCTACACTAATTTGGTCACCAAAAACGGGACAAAGACCCTCTCAACTAATACCATCTCTCAATATGTCAAGACGGCTCCAGTTAATAAGGTCATCCTGGTAGGAACCAAGAAGCCAGTTAAATCCACGAAGTCTTCAAACACCGGTACTGGATCATCTTCCAGTTCTTCTTCCCGATCTTCCAACTCTTCATCAAGTTCCACTCCTAACTACGGCACCACCATGCCAGTTGGCCAAGCTCAGTCCTATGCGCACTCCCAAGTGCTCGCACGGGGTTGGAATGAAAGTCAGTTTACATGCTTGGTGCAGCTATGGCAGCGCGAATCCGGCTGGAGTACCACCGCTGCTAATCCTTCTGGCGCTTATGGAATTCCACAAGCACTGCCCGGCAGCAAGATGGGTGCCGGTTGGCAGAGCGACTCCAGGGTTCAAATTAACTGGGGCTTAAATTATATTGCTGGCCGTTACTCGACTCCATGCGGCGCCTGGGCTCATTCCAACAGCAGTGGCTGGTATTAAAGAGTAAATAAGGTTTTTGAAGATTAAAAGGTCTTATAAAAAGGTTAGGTCTGAGAGTCAGCCGCTCGGAGAGTCAGCCGCTCGGAGCAGCGCCCACTTAGCTTCAACATAATCTGTTGCTATGTTTAGACGATAAGAAGCTAGGCAAGAAGCTAGGCGCTTGATTAACGGTCAACTCTTAATCCCATCCTTAACTAATGACCCACATACTCCTAATTTCGTCACTTCTTGCTTTCTCACAAATTGGTTTACCACTTCTTTCCACGTTTCCTGATTTCCTCGGCATGCGTCGCTCGTTCTTATGCTTTTGCTGTCTTCGCCCTTCGCCTCCCTTCGCCTCCCCTCACCCAACTCGCATTTACCTTCTTCCGTAAAAAACTTATTATCCTTTAAGAAAAGGAAAACCAGTACTTCCATCATTATTTTTCCCTCCCTATCTGCACGCTATCTGTACACGCTATCTGCACGTTGGGTGAGCCTGAGCTGGTAGTCTCGACAAAGCCTCACCGCGTATTCGAGCCAAAACAGACTGGTTCGAATCACTGTCTGAGGCAAAACCTGTATTCTATCCTTTAATAAAGCCTCGCCTCAGACCATTTCCATCGTT
This window contains:
- the trxA gene encoding thioredoxin, which translates into the protein MATHELTSATLDQTIKNNDLVFIDFWATWCGPCKAFGPIYDKASEENTDAYFAKVDIDQNQDLAAAAGIQAVPTLAIIKNGQTIYKEAGALRKSDLDDLISQARKLDMAEAAQ
- a CDS encoding aggregation-promoting factor C-terminal-like domain-containing protein, yielding MAGRHIARNESIFSRMSRKQWMVVIAIIAAIAMVTTCGAIVFKMGQKSAAATAHITEYSVNDLKNGSQDVSRDNIREALSQGRNGAGKNTTYIRVTVNGKSRLVVGNRFTTVKSVLQAGNITLNANDTVSPSLNSKVTESTVIKISSPNSEIQTIEESIPFNVIKKNDSSLPIGTTKVQTEGKTGTMTYTNLVTKNGTKTLSTNTISQYVKTAPVNKVILVGTKKPVKSTKSSNTGTGSSSSSSSRSSNSSSSSTPNYGTTMPVGQAQSYAHSQVLARGWNESQFTCLVQLWQRESGWSTTAANPSGAYGIPQALPGSKMGAGWQSDSRVQINWGLNYIAGRYSTPCGAWAHSNSSGWY